A region from the uncultured Draconibacterium sp. genome encodes:
- a CDS encoding SDR family oxidoreductase → MKTILITGCSSGFGYMAAKYLAEKGHHVIASMRNVNGKNAGPAGELLEFGSKNKLKLEVLDLDVTSDESVKAAAEKLPGVDVLINNAGYGYGGAVEAFAPGSVLAQLDLNIVGTVRAAQMVLPGMRAKKSGLIIQVSSVAGRGAFPGWAVYNASKWGLEGLSEGMRYELAPLGIDVAIVEPGPFETKFLENMVPAGQEEIAEVYGHVNEFNMNFVSNVKSLFADENAPTDPMLIVKIFEDLIDAEPGSRPLRTIGGLDFGMQKINDVTEPVRKEILAGMGLSE, encoded by the coding sequence ATGAAAACAATTTTAATTACCGGTTGCAGTTCGGGTTTTGGGTATATGGCCGCAAAATATTTGGCAGAGAAGGGACATCATGTAATTGCCAGTATGCGCAATGTGAATGGTAAAAATGCAGGCCCTGCCGGGGAATTGCTCGAATTTGGATCAAAAAACAAGCTGAAGCTTGAAGTATTGGATTTGGATGTGACCTCAGACGAAAGTGTGAAGGCTGCAGCCGAAAAATTACCCGGTGTTGATGTGTTGATTAATAATGCAGGTTATGGTTATGGAGGAGCTGTTGAGGCCTTCGCTCCTGGATCGGTATTGGCGCAACTCGATTTAAATATTGTTGGAACAGTACGTGCAGCCCAAATGGTTTTACCCGGGATGCGAGCTAAAAAATCGGGATTAATCATACAGGTAAGTTCAGTAGCTGGGCGTGGAGCTTTTCCGGGCTGGGCAGTTTACAATGCCAGTAAGTGGGGGCTTGAAGGCCTGAGCGAGGGGATGCGTTACGAACTGGCACCGCTCGGAATTGATGTTGCCATTGTTGAGCCGGGGCCATTTGAAACAAAATTTCTGGAAAACATGGTTCCTGCGGGGCAGGAAGAAATAGCTGAGGTTTATGGGCATGTAAATGAATTTAATATGAATTTTGTGAGCAATGTAAAAAGCCTGTTTGCCGATGAAAATGCCCCTACTGACCCGATGTTGATTGTTAAAATATTTGAGGATTTAATTGATGCTGAACCAGGAAGCCGCCCACTTCGAACCATTGGTGGACTGGATTTTGGAATGCAGAAAATAAACGATGTTACCGAACCGGTTAGAAAAGAAATACTGGCAGGTATGGGCCTTAGCGAATAA
- a CDS encoding DUF190 domain-containing protein translates to MKTTEKTGILKIYVGESDKINGRVLFEEIVFEARNAGMAGATAYKGIMSFGASHSIHTMKIFALSSDLPVIIEIIDNIDKLDTFAEKVNEIMAKSQRGGLVTFQELNVVRYERGLKYQEDYH, encoded by the coding sequence ATGAAAACAACAGAAAAAACCGGAATTCTGAAGATTTACGTGGGAGAATCGGATAAAATAAATGGCCGTGTGCTGTTTGAAGAAATTGTATTTGAGGCACGTAATGCAGGAATGGCAGGAGCAACAGCTTACAAAGGCATCATGTCGTTTGGAGCAAGCCACAGCATTCATACCATGAAAATTTTTGCTTTATCGAGCGATTTGCCAGTTATTATTGAAATTATTGACAACATTGACAAACTGGACACCTTTGCCGAAAAGGTAAACGAAATTATGGCAAAAAGCCAACGTGGAGGGTTGGTTACTTTCCAGGAACTTAATGTGGTACGATACGAACGAGGACTGAAATACCAGGAAGATTATCATTAG
- the eno gene encoding phosphopyruvate hydratase, producing MLISDVKAREIIDSRGNPTVEVEVLLESGAFGRAAVPSGASTGENEALELRDGDKGRYLGKGCLKAVANVNDVICKELIGMDATDQVAIDNKLLELDGTKTKSNLGANAMLGVSLAVAKAAAEYSELPLYRYIGGTNAKTLPVPMMNIINGGSHSDATIAFQEFMIRPIGAPTFREGLRMGAEVFHALKKVLAAKNLSTAVGDEGGFAPMLGGTEEAIESILTAIKNAGYKPGRAEDGGDVSIAMDCASSEFYKDGVYDYSIFEPNGVKRTSDEQAAYLAELIEKYPIDSIEDGMDEGDWDGWVKLNAAIGDKCQLVGDDLFVTNVEYLKKGIELGAANSILIKVNQIGTLTETLDAIEMAHRAGYTSVTSHRSGETEDATIADIAVATNSGQIKTGSMSRSDRMAKYNQLLRIEEELGASAIYGYKKIYKK from the coding sequence ATGTTAATTAGCGACGTAAAAGCAAGAGAGATTATCGATTCTCGTGGTAACCCAACTGTAGAGGTTGAAGTTTTACTTGAAAGTGGTGCATTTGGCCGTGCAGCTGTTCCATCAGGAGCATCTACAGGTGAAAACGAAGCACTTGAATTACGCGACGGTGACAAAGGCCGTTATTTAGGAAAAGGTTGTTTAAAAGCTGTTGCGAACGTAAACGACGTTATCTGCAAAGAATTAATCGGTATGGATGCTACTGACCAGGTAGCTATCGATAACAAATTGTTGGAATTAGACGGAACAAAAACCAAGTCGAACTTAGGTGCCAACGCGATGTTGGGCGTTTCTTTGGCTGTTGCCAAAGCTGCTGCTGAGTACTCTGAGCTTCCTTTGTACCGCTACATTGGTGGAACTAACGCTAAAACATTGCCGGTTCCTATGATGAACATCATTAACGGTGGATCTCACTCTGATGCAACTATTGCTTTCCAGGAATTTATGATTCGTCCGATTGGTGCTCCAACTTTCCGCGAAGGATTGCGCATGGGTGCTGAAGTTTTCCACGCTCTTAAAAAAGTATTGGCTGCCAAAAACCTTTCAACTGCTGTTGGCGACGAAGGTGGTTTTGCTCCAATGTTAGGTGGAACTGAAGAAGCTATCGAATCAATTCTTACTGCTATAAAAAATGCCGGTTACAAACCAGGTCGTGCCGAAGACGGTGGCGATGTTTCTATCGCAATGGACTGTGCTTCATCAGAATTCTATAAAGATGGTGTATACGATTACAGCATTTTCGAGCCAAACGGTGTAAAACGTACTTCTGACGAGCAAGCTGCTTACCTGGCCGAATTGATTGAAAAATACCCTATCGATTCAATCGAGGACGGTATGGACGAAGGCGACTGGGACGGATGGGTAAAACTGAATGCAGCCATTGGTGACAAGTGCCAGTTGGTTGGCGACGACCTTTTCGTAACCAACGTTGAATACCTGAAAAAAGGTATTGAATTGGGTGCTGCTAACTCAATCCTTATTAAAGTAAACCAAATTGGTACGTTAACTGAAACATTAGACGCAATTGAAATGGCACACCGTGCCGGTTATACTTCAGTAACTTCTCACCGCTCGGGAGAAACTGAAGATGCAACCATTGCCGACATTGCCGTGGCTACCAACTCAGGTCAGATTAAAACGGGTTCGATGAGCCGCTCAGACCGTATGGCAAAATACAACCAACTGCTTCGAATTGAAGAAGAACTGGGTGCAAGCGCCATTTACGGGTACAAAAAAATCTACAAGAAGTAA
- a CDS encoding sulfatase-like hydrolase/transferase — translation MKFKSLLLVGIMSVLLITSCTTTPEKQSDQEKNAIPYPLPEWKGVQGKTLADSKPDFIGQPEAPEEAPNVLVIMLDDAGYSNTSSFGGVMKTPTFDRIGDEGIRYTHMSVAAVCSPTRGSLLTGYNIHQIGTGIISEFATGYPGYNSQLDYSTPSIAKILTDNGYATAAFGKWHNTPMEEASPVGPFQSWPTGSIWGFEYFWGFLGGETNQFHPLLYENTTAIETPKTNADGSQFHISQGMADQAIKWLDNWKGLRDVPFFMYYTPGAVHAPIQVPKEWRDKYKGQFDEGWQVYRQQLLERQKKLGLVPEDAEMVDWPDVIPEWDSFSEEGKKYLARQMEVNAGFLEHVDYHVGRVISHLEEMGELDNTLVIYLTADNGCTAEGTPTGTFSELLMQNGFPPLTMEQQLEKLEEFGGLDAWGGPHLANHYSVAWAYASSTPFQWTKQMASHFGGTISATAIRYPKAIKAKGEWRRQFQNVTDLVPTILEVTGVPAPDLVNGQKRKEYPGKSLTYAWNDANAKTNHPTQYFEMLGFVGLYHEGWTIAGKPYRIPWSVDPEAMANFDPLNTEWELYNIEEDPIQQVNVADQYPEKVKELEKLFWEEAEKYDVYPVGGSLGRPLQPESNPQRVGKKHWELTPNVYRVPELAGPEIKSTNYEINAYITADKNTQGVIYAVGEHIGGQALFIMDGKLRYSYSTLGLYWHDFDGDVKIPYGDIKITLKHTMKEQKLNGPSTVEFFINDEKVGEMDITATVYGSYTAHETFDIGRDEGLPVNEEYADLGKFIFTPGQLHKVVFDILNPDEQEVSAAEYSIIE, via the coding sequence ATGAAATTTAAATCACTTCTTTTAGTTGGAATTATGAGTGTATTGCTCATTACATCCTGTACAACAACACCTGAAAAACAATCAGATCAGGAAAAAAATGCAATCCCCTACCCGCTGCCCGAATGGAAAGGCGTTCAGGGTAAAACCCTCGCCGACTCTAAACCCGATTTTATCGGACAACCCGAGGCTCCGGAAGAAGCTCCCAATGTACTTGTTATTATGCTTGACGATGCTGGTTATTCTAACACAAGCTCTTTCGGGGGCGTAATGAAAACCCCCACTTTCGACCGCATAGGTGACGAAGGAATACGCTACACCCATATGTCGGTAGCAGCCGTTTGTTCCCCAACTCGTGGTTCTTTGCTCACCGGTTACAATATCCACCAGATCGGTACCGGTATCATTTCGGAGTTTGCCACTGGTTACCCGGGGTACAACTCTCAACTCGATTACAGCACTCCATCCATCGCAAAAATTCTAACCGATAATGGCTATGCGACAGCGGCATTTGGTAAGTGGCACAATACACCCATGGAAGAAGCTTCACCGGTTGGTCCGTTCCAGTCATGGCCTACCGGATCGATCTGGGGATTTGAATATTTCTGGGGTTTTTTGGGCGGAGAGACCAACCAGTTTCATCCGTTGTTATATGAAAACACGACTGCTATCGAAACCCCGAAAACCAATGCCGATGGTTCACAATTTCACATCTCGCAAGGTATGGCAGACCAGGCCATCAAATGGCTTGACAACTGGAAAGGCCTTCGGGATGTACCTTTCTTTATGTATTACACGCCAGGGGCCGTTCATGCTCCTATACAGGTGCCCAAAGAATGGAGAGACAAGTATAAAGGACAATTTGACGAGGGATGGCAGGTTTACAGACAACAGTTGCTGGAGCGTCAGAAAAAGTTGGGGCTTGTTCCTGAAGACGCGGAAATGGTCGATTGGCCCGATGTCATTCCTGAATGGGATTCATTCAGCGAAGAAGGGAAAAAATACCTGGCCAGGCAAATGGAGGTTAATGCCGGTTTCCTGGAACATGTGGATTATCATGTCGGACGTGTTATCAGTCATTTGGAGGAAATGGGTGAATTAGACAATACACTTGTAATCTACCTCACTGCTGATAATGGTTGTACAGCAGAAGGTACACCCACAGGAACCTTCTCGGAGCTACTGATGCAAAACGGATTCCCACCGTTGACCATGGAACAGCAGCTGGAAAAACTCGAAGAGTTCGGTGGGTTGGATGCCTGGGGAGGGCCGCACTTGGCGAACCATTATTCGGTGGCATGGGCATATGCCTCATCAACCCCGTTCCAGTGGACCAAACAAATGGCCTCCCATTTTGGAGGCACCATATCTGCCACAGCCATACGCTACCCAAAAGCAATAAAAGCAAAAGGAGAATGGCGCAGACAATTTCAGAATGTGACCGACCTGGTTCCCACCATACTTGAAGTTACAGGCGTTCCTGCTCCCGACCTTGTAAATGGACAGAAAAGAAAAGAGTATCCGGGAAAATCGCTAACCTATGCCTGGAACGACGCAAATGCTAAAACCAACCATCCCACACAGTATTTTGAAATGCTCGGATTTGTAGGCTTGTATCACGAAGGTTGGACCATTGCCGGGAAACCATATCGCATTCCCTGGTCAGTTGATCCTGAAGCTATGGCAAATTTCGATCCCCTGAATACCGAGTGGGAATTGTATAATATTGAAGAAGACCCTATACAGCAGGTTAACGTGGCTGACCAATACCCGGAAAAGGTAAAAGAGCTGGAGAAACTATTCTGGGAAGAAGCCGAAAAATACGATGTTTATCCTGTTGGCGGTTCTCTGGGTAGACCGCTGCAACCGGAATCGAATCCGCAGCGGGTTGGAAAAAAACACTGGGAACTTACACCCAATGTTTACCGTGTTCCTGAATTGGCCGGTCCCGAGATCAAATCGACTAATTATGAAATAAATGCTTATATCACGGCTGATAAGAACACCCAGGGTGTGATTTATGCGGTCGGCGAACACATTGGTGGACAGGCGCTGTTTATCATGGATGGTAAACTGCGCTACAGCTATTCAACACTTGGCCTGTACTGGCACGATTTCGATGGTGATGTAAAAATTCCCTATGGAGATATCAAAATCACCTTAAAACACACCATGAAAGAACAAAAACTAAACGGTCCTTCAACCGTTGAGTTTTTTATCAATGATGAGAAGGTCGGCGAAATGGATATTACTGCCACTGTATATGGTTCTTATACCGCTCACGAAACTTTTGATATAGGACGCGACGAAGGCCTGCCGGTAAATGAGGAATACGCAGACTTGGGTAAATTTATATTTACCCCGGGACAATTGCATAAAGTGGTGTTTGACATTTTGAACCCGGATGAGCAAGAGGTAAGTGCAGCAGAATACAGTATTATTGAATAG
- a CDS encoding CDP-alcohol phosphatidyltransferase family protein, with the protein MKKILVRGENILNIPNAISLYRLLAFPVIFYAALTGAEQLFVVLLCISLVSDVLDGNLARYLKQQTNFGAALDNLADICTYAMAILGLFVFKWTDIEPHSWFLFLFLGLFVVSYLVSFARFGKIPGLHLYSAVSAGYVQSVFFFVLFVFGFYAWFFYLAVGWGIVAYTEKILVLFKLDDIKIGVKGLYWLIKAQKETK; encoded by the coding sequence ATGAAGAAAATTTTAGTACGTGGCGAAAATATACTGAATATACCCAACGCCATTAGTTTATATCGTTTACTGGCTTTTCCGGTTATTTTTTATGCAGCGCTAACAGGAGCAGAACAGTTGTTTGTTGTTTTGCTGTGTATAAGTTTGGTTAGCGATGTGCTGGATGGTAACCTGGCACGCTACCTAAAGCAGCAAACCAATTTTGGAGCAGCCCTCGATAATCTGGCTGATATTTGTACCTACGCAATGGCCATATTAGGTTTATTTGTATTTAAATGGACCGATATTGAACCACATAGCTGGTTTCTATTTTTATTTCTGGGCTTATTTGTTGTTAGTTACCTGGTGTCGTTTGCACGTTTCGGGAAAATCCCTGGACTACACTTGTATTCTGCCGTTTCGGCCGGATATGTGCAAAGTGTATTCTTTTTCGTATTGTTTGTTTTCGGATTTTATGCCTGGTTTTTTTACCTGGCAGTAGGCTGGGGAATTGTTGCCTACACCGAAAAGATTTTAGTGCTCTTTAAACTCGATGATATAAAGATTGGAGTAAAGGGGCTCTATTGGCTCATAAAAGCACAAAAAGAAACAAAATAA
- a CDS encoding SDR family oxidoreductase yields the protein MKKIVINGANGYVASNFINALLLGKKHKVVALARSNKKLSAEARVKTALIEMNEGKTVDFSNLEVHNYSLFEADFALSENELDTIFSGDIDYFHFAASLKFDIKSKEEIFGTNLQGVTNSINTFQNYTSKDSRFFFVSTAYSCGRIEGVFTEQFYANAEIDAFRNYYEQSKRYAENVIKDYIDNKGLNACILRLSQVVGNNKTGVTKTDYGIFDFSKRVQNLAKKYPGSVIRLKVDPDSTQNLIPIDTVVTYLMSAVQAKNAPVILNIVAKNSVKNADILRSISKLLPLTLVPDMELKKDNMDALERIMAIGMSFTGAYIDTNISFDTTNIDSIVAEEISPVTAATIDRMLRYFLKSESRQESNGIKAAV from the coding sequence ATGAAAAAGATTGTAATAAACGGAGCTAATGGTTATGTAGCTTCTAATTTTATAAACGCACTATTATTGGGAAAGAAGCATAAGGTTGTTGCACTTGCACGAAGCAATAAAAAGCTATCGGCCGAAGCACGTGTTAAGACAGCCTTAATTGAAATGAATGAGGGTAAAACCGTTGATTTCTCAAATCTGGAGGTTCATAATTACTCGTTATTTGAAGCAGATTTCGCCTTGTCAGAAAATGAATTAGACACCATTTTTAGTGGGGATATTGATTACTTTCACTTTGCGGCAAGTCTTAAATTTGATATAAAATCGAAAGAAGAAATTTTCGGAACCAACCTGCAAGGGGTTACCAACTCTATTAATACATTCCAGAATTATACGTCAAAAGATTCGCGTTTCTTTTTTGTAAGCACTGCCTATTCTTGCGGACGAATAGAGGGGGTTTTTACAGAGCAGTTTTATGCGAATGCCGAAATTGATGCTTTCCGCAATTACTACGAGCAATCAAAACGATACGCCGAAAATGTTATAAAAGATTACATCGATAATAAAGGATTGAATGCTTGTATTTTACGCCTCTCGCAGGTGGTTGGCAACAATAAAACAGGCGTAACCAAAACCGATTACGGTATTTTTGATTTTTCGAAAAGAGTACAAAACCTGGCAAAAAAATATCCGGGTAGTGTTATTCGTTTAAAAGTTGATCCGGATTCTACGCAGAATCTGATACCAATTGATACCGTTGTAACTTATCTAATGAGTGCTGTACAGGCAAAAAATGCTCCGGTAATACTCAATATTGTAGCAAAAAACTCGGTAAAAAATGCTGATATTCTGAGAAGTATAAGCAAATTGTTGCCTTTAACACTGGTTCCCGATATGGAACTGAAAAAAGACAATATGGATGCTTTGGAGCGCATTATGGCAATTGGAATGTCGTTTACAGGTGCCTATATCGATACAAATATTAGTTTTGATACCACCAACATTGATTCTATAGTTGCTGAAGAAATAAGCCCGGTAACCGCTGCCACAATTGACCGGATGCTAAGGTATTTCCTGAAGTCGGAGAGCAGGCAGGAGAGCAATGGGATAAAAGCTGCCGTATAA
- a CDS encoding phosphatidate cytidylyltransferase, which translates to MGNTITLSVVYFIAIILLLAFNELNYRRLKVKGEFTRKFAHFTATIAVVPFPYIFSSHWYVFVLALIFFAALFITQYSKQLNSIHDIDRKSIGSYLLPAAIYLTFLMSDLLDNKFIYILPMLILGISDPMAAIVGISMKKNNHRIKLFGIDTGKSIFGSIAFLSTSFIIGLIALYFNRGMFDLKTFYIGLGVAIVSTLAELFSWRGSDNLTIPIGAAVTLLLLM; encoded by the coding sequence ATGGGAAATACAATAACCTTATCCGTTGTATATTTTATAGCCATTATTTTGCTTCTGGCTTTTAACGAACTTAACTATCGCCGACTAAAGGTTAAAGGAGAATTTACACGAAAATTTGCACATTTTACTGCAACCATCGCAGTGGTTCCGTTTCCATATATTTTCTCAAGTCATTGGTATGTGTTTGTATTGGCCCTGATATTTTTTGCGGCCTTATTTATAACGCAATACAGTAAACAGCTTAACTCTATCCACGATATCGATAGAAAGTCGATTGGGAGCTATCTTTTACCGGCTGCCATTTACCTTACCTTTTTAATGTCGGATTTACTCGACAATAAATTTATTTACATACTGCCAATGCTTATTCTTGGTATTAGCGACCCCATGGCTGCTATAGTCGGCATAAGCATGAAAAAGAACAACCACCGAATTAAGCTTTTTGGGATCGACACCGGAAAATCAATTTTTGGATCGATTGCATTTTTGTCTACCAGTTTTATTATCGGTTTAATAGCCTTGTATTTTAATAGAGGGATGTTCGATCTTAAAACATTTTATATTGGTTTAGGTGTTGCCATTGTTAGTACCCTTGCCGAGTTGTTTAGCTGGCGCGGATCAGACAATTTGACCATACCTATTGGGGCAGCAGTAACCCTGCTGTTATTAATGTAG
- a CDS encoding phosphatidate cytidylyltransferase, producing MILTIYIFILSYFILGALGFYFINRKKDKAAARKSWTKFITYFLIIHLLFFSITINIKAFQVLVAVIVVVGAVEMIRLYKMAAFKQTGFVAFAVFIYAALGSGLWFFSRMDVNLVLYTFLVLSIFDAFSQISGQLWGKQKIAPKISPNKTVGGSVGGGIFALASGFFLRSLYTNEWYLVAGLTLGIILFAFLGDIAASFYKRKFGVKDYSNLIPGHGGFLDRFDSLIAGGAWVAIFFFICGV from the coding sequence ATGATTCTAACCATCTACATATTTATTCTTTCATATTTTATTTTGGGAGCCTTAGGCTTCTATTTTATCAACAGAAAAAAAGATAAAGCTGCAGCTCGAAAAAGCTGGACAAAGTTTATTACTTATTTTCTTATTATTCACCTTCTGTTTTTTAGTATTACCATTAATATTAAGGCATTTCAAGTGTTGGTTGCTGTAATTGTTGTTGTTGGGGCTGTTGAGATGATCAGGCTCTATAAAATGGCTGCTTTTAAGCAAACAGGATTTGTAGCATTTGCTGTTTTTATTTACGCTGCACTTGGCAGTGGTTTATGGTTTTTTAGCAGAATGGATGTAAACCTTGTGCTTTATACCTTTTTAGTGTTGTCCATTTTTGATGCATTCAGTCAGATTTCGGGTCAGTTGTGGGGAAAACAAAAAATTGCACCAAAAATAAGTCCGAATAAAACAGTTGGAGGCTCTGTTGGAGGAGGCATCTTCGCGTTAGCAAGTGGTTTTTTTCTTCGTAGTTTGTATACGAATGAATGGTACCTGGTTGCCGGTTTAACATTGGGGATTATTCTATTTGCTTTTTTAGGAGATATTGCCGCATCATTTTACAAAAGAAAATTTGGGGTGAAAGATTACAGCAACCTTATACCGGGGCATGGTGGTTTTCTCGATCGGTTTGATAGTTTAATTGCCGGAGGTGCATGGGTTGCCATTTTCTTTTTTATTTGTGGTGTTTAA
- a CDS encoding sulfite exporter TauE/SafE family protein has protein sequence MIFYSSYENIYLILPVIGFVIGLFGTMLGGGGGFFFLPVLTLLLGVPAHTAVATSLAATLPIGMVGSWGHYKKGNIDLKTGWLFAVAGIGGALVGAYLAKLISEQQLKVLFGIYSILIAVNMLVTAVRKKQAEKHKQIKEESKTVRIGKGSFFGLSAGMIAGTFGTSGTAPVIAGLFSMRLPVKLVVGTSLLIVLVNTIFAVGAHFLMGSIDLTLIAFLTSGSVLGAFVGPRLFSKVKLEKSESKVHYLYAFIVAAIGIAMIINR, from the coding sequence ATGATTTTCTATTCTTCCTATGAAAATATTTACCTGATTTTACCTGTAATTGGCTTTGTTATAGGACTTTTTGGCACTATGCTTGGTGGGGGTGGCGGTTTTTTCTTTTTACCCGTGCTTACGCTCTTGTTAGGAGTACCTGCCCATACGGCAGTTGCCACATCGTTGGCAGCAACCTTGCCAATTGGTATGGTCGGGTCGTGGGGGCATTATAAAAAAGGGAACATTGATTTGAAGACCGGTTGGCTGTTTGCTGTTGCAGGCATTGGTGGAGCCTTAGTTGGAGCCTACCTGGCAAAACTTATTTCAGAGCAACAGTTAAAAGTTCTTTTTGGAATTTATTCCATATTAATTGCTGTAAATATGCTGGTAACAGCAGTGCGCAAAAAACAGGCGGAAAAACACAAGCAAATAAAAGAGGAATCAAAAACAGTACGAATTGGCAAAGGATCTTTTTTTGGTCTATCGGCCGGAATGATTGCCGGCACCTTTGGCACAAGTGGTACTGCCCCGGTTATTGCCGGATTATTCTCAATGCGATTACCTGTTAAACTGGTGGTTGGTACCTCTTTGTTAATTGTTTTGGTAAATACCATTTTTGCGGTTGGAGCCCATTTTTTAATGGGGAGTATCGATCTTACACTTATTGCTTTTCTCACTTCCGGATCGGTACTCGGGGCTTTTGTTGGCCCGCGCCTGTTTTCAAAAGTAAAACTCGAAAAATCGGAAAGTAAGGTACACTATCTATACGCATTCATTGTGGCTGCAATAGGTATTGCAATGATTATAAACAGATAA
- a CDS encoding trypsin-like peptidase domain-containing protein, whose product MTKFFATIFLSFIVLTTGAQSFADLVEEVTKSVVTIQVLQKRNSGLGNPNGYTADEGMGSGVLIGEKKLFILTAAHVVADASKIQVAFHDGTITGASIRRIDQTADVALLQLNEVASHIPSARFGDSDAMRIGDDIFVIGNPLGLEHSVSKGIISGKHVEKNQANNEKVQEFFQTDASINKGNSGGPMFNMKGEVIGIVSSILSFSGGFEGLGFAATSGIAEEILKQRGRIWFGTRVLAMSAEFCAIFNVPQDGALMVQAVAENSPGYFMGLKGGYVTMAVGNQEILAGGDIILQFDAIPLNSAENIVKFFDYLNTMKTGQTYKVKVLRAGQIKELSWRMQ is encoded by the coding sequence ATGACCAAATTTTTTGCCACCATTTTTCTCTCATTTATTGTTCTTACAACCGGAGCGCAGTCGTTTGCTGATCTTGTTGAAGAAGTGACCAAAAGTGTTGTAACCATTCAGGTTCTGCAAAAACGAAACTCCGGATTAGGAAATCCAAATGGCTATACTGCTGATGAAGGAATGGGATCAGGAGTCCTGATCGGTGAAAAAAAACTTTTCATTCTTACCGCTGCCCATGTGGTTGCCGATGCATCAAAAATTCAAGTAGCTTTTCACGACGGAACAATTACCGGTGCAAGCATCAGAAGAATCGACCAAACAGCCGATGTAGCCTTACTTCAGCTAAATGAAGTTGCATCGCATATCCCTTCTGCCCGGTTCGGAGATTCGGATGCGATGCGAATTGGCGACGATATTTTTGTAATTGGCAACCCGCTTGGTTTGGAACACTCAGTATCAAAAGGAATAATCAGTGGGAAGCATGTCGAGAAAAACCAGGCAAACAACGAAAAAGTTCAAGAGTTCTTTCAAACCGATGCATCGATAAACAAAGGAAATAGCGGAGGACCAATGTTTAATATGAAAGGTGAAGTAATTGGTATTGTTAGCTCCATTTTGTCATTTTCGGGAGGTTTTGAAGGGCTGGGATTTGCAGCTACCTCGGGAATAGCGGAAGAAATACTGAAACAACGCGGGAGAATTTGGTTTGGAACCCGTGTGTTGGCTATGTCGGCCGAATTTTGCGCTATTTTTAATGTACCGCAAGATGGTGCCTTGATGGTGCAGGCGGTTGCCGAAAACTCTCCCGGATATTTTATGGGATTAAAAGGTGGCTACGTAACAATGGCGGTTGGAAACCAGGAAATTCTTGCCGGGGGCGATATTATACTTCAGTTTGATGCTATTCCTTTAAACTCGGCCGAAAATATTGTTAAGTTTTTTGACTACCTGAACACAATGAAAACCGGACAGACGTATAAAGTGAAAGTTTTAAGAGCCGGCCAGATTAAAGAGTTAAGCTGGCGAATGCAGTAA